A stretch of DNA from Candidatus Bathyarchaeota archaeon:
AAAAAATTTTGGCTAACGCTTCCCATCAAAAAGAGGTAACCGCTGGGGATTTTGTAGTAGCAGACGTGAGCTACGTGATGGCTCACGATTCAACTACGCCTTTGGCGATTGAAGCTTTTAGCAAAATAACCGATAAAGTCTTCGACAAAGACCGTGTAATAATTGTGTTTGACCACTTCTTTCCAGCTCCAACTGTAGCTGGTGCTGCATTGCACAAAAAGTCACGGGACTTTGTAATGGAACAAAACATTTCAGGATTTCACACTAATGGTGTTTGTCACCAGCTTTTGGTTGAAAAATATGTTTCCCCCGGGGACGTAGTAGTCGGAGCAGACTCTCATACTTGTACTGAAGGTGCCTTAGGTGCTTTCACCACTGGCTTGGGTTCAACTGATATTGGTGGAGTAATGGCCACTGGAAAATGTTGGTTCAAAGTTCCCGAAAGCTTAAAATTCAATTTAACTGGGTCAACTCAAAAAGGTGTTTACGCAAAAGACGTTATCTTAAGTATTGTAGGGGATGTTGGTGCTGATGGTGCCCTTTACAAAGCTTGCGAATTTACAGGTGATTACGTCAAAAAAGCATCTGTTGCTTCACGTTTAACTTTGTGTAACATGGCAATAGAAATGGGTGGTAAAAGCGGCATAATCGAAGCTGACCAAAAAACCCTAGATTTTCTGGGGAGAAGAACAGGAAAAATTTTCAAGAGCGACAAAAACGTTACTTACGATGACGAATTTGAAATTGAAGTTGAAGACATCGAGCCTCAAGTTGCTTTGCCTCCTGTAGTTGATAATGTTGTTGCAGTTTCCGAAGTTGAAGGAAAACCAATAGACCAAGTCTTTCTTGGAACCTGCACTAACGGACGCTTAGAAGACATAGAAATTGCCGTCAAGATTTTGAAAGGCAAAAAAGTTGCACGAAATGTGCGGTTGTTAGTTACTCCTGCTTCTCAAGACATATACTTTGCATCCCTTGAACTGGGTTACTTGCAAGCTCTTGTTGATGCAGGTGCTACAGTTTGTAATCCTACGTGCGGTCCATGTGTGGGTCGCCACGGTGGAGTATTAGGTGAAGGGGAAGTGTGTCTTTCAACTCAGAACCGTAACTTTAGTGGCCGCATGGGTTCTCCTAAAGCTGATATTATTTTAGGTTCTCCTGCTACTGCAGCCGCTTCTGCGTTGGCAGGAAAAATTGTTGATCCGAGGGATTACATATGAGAGCATGGAAATTTGGAGATGACATAAACACTGACGTAATAACGCCCGGACGATATACCGTAACAACAGACAAAAAACGGTTAGGTGAAATCGCCTTTATAGAATATCGTCCAGAGTTTGGAAAAAACGTAGCTGAAGGCGACATAATCGTTGCGGGAAACAATTTTGGTTGTGGCTCTTCTCGTGAGCATTCTCCGGTAGCAATAAAAGCAGCTGGAATCAGTGCAGTAATTGCTAAGTCTTTTGCTCGAATTTTTTTCCGTAACTCCATAAACATTGGATTGCCCTTGTATGTGTCCGAAGATACTGACCAAATCGATGATGGCGACGAAGTAGAAGTCAAGACCAAAACAGGGGAAATTTTAAACAAAACCAAAAACATCACTATTACAGTAAAGCCCTTGCCCGAGTTTATGCAAAAGATTGTTGCAAAAGGAGGGCTCGTGGAATTTCTCCGAAGCGACGGCTATGACAACGTATAAGCTGGCAGTAATTCCTGGTTCAGGAATCGGACATGAAGTAGTTCCCGAAGCGATTCGGTTACTGGAAAGCACCGATCTAACTTTTGATTGCCAAACTTTTGAAATTGGCTACGATGTATTCAAAAAAACTGGAAATTCCGTTCCTGACGAAGTAATCAATCAAATGAGAAACAACACCCAAGCTTGCTTGTTTGGAGCAACAACGACACCTCTAGGTGTTCCAGGATATAAAAGCGCAATACTAACCCTGCGTAAAGCTTTTGATCTTTATGCAAATATTCGACCTGCGAAGAGTTTACCTCTGAAAACCGGTTTTGAAGGCGTGGATTTAGTTATTGTACGGGAAAATACCGAAGGATTGTACAGC
This window harbors:
- a CDS encoding 3-isopropylmalate dehydratase large subunit; its protein translation is MPSTITEKILANASHQKEVTAGDFVVADVSYVMAHDSTTPLAIEAFSKITDKVFDKDRVIIVFDHFFPAPTVAGAALHKKSRDFVMEQNISGFHTNGVCHQLLVEKYVSPGDVVVGADSHTCTEGALGAFTTGLGSTDIGGVMATGKCWFKVPESLKFNLTGSTQKGVYAKDVILSIVGDVGADGALYKACEFTGDYVKKASVASRLTLCNMAIEMGGKSGIIEADQKTLDFLGRRTGKIFKSDKNVTYDDEFEIEVEDIEPQVALPPVVDNVVAVSEVEGKPIDQVFLGTCTNGRLEDIEIAVKILKGKKVARNVRLLVTPASQDIYFASLELGYLQALVDAGATVCNPTCGPCVGRHGGVLGEGEVCLSTQNRNFSGRMGSPKADIILGSPATAAASALAGKIVDPRDYI
- a CDS encoding 3-isopropylmalate dehydratase small subunit; the protein is MRAWKFGDDINTDVITPGRYTVTTDKKRLGEIAFIEYRPEFGKNVAEGDIIVAGNNFGCGSSREHSPVAIKAAGISAVIAKSFARIFFRNSINIGLPLYVSEDTDQIDDGDEVEVKTKTGEILNKTKNITITVKPLPEFMQKIVAKGGLVEFLRSDGYDNV